In one window of Onychomys torridus chromosome 7, mOncTor1.1, whole genome shotgun sequence DNA:
- the Manf gene encoding mesencephalic astrocyte-derived neurotrophic factor, whose translation MWATRGLAVALALSVLPNSRALRPGDCEVCISYLGRFYQDLKDRDVTFSPAAIEEELIKFCREARGKENRLCYYIGATDDAATKIINEVSKPLAHHIPVEKICEKLKKKDSQVCELKYDKQIDLSTVDLKKLRVKELKKILDDWGEMCKGCAEKSDYIRKINELMPKYAPKAASARTDL comes from the exons ATGTGGGCTACGCGCGGGCTGGCGGTAGCGCTGGCCCTCAGCGTGCTGCCGAACAGCCGGGCGCTGCGGCCAGGCGACTGCGAAG ttTGTATTTCTTATCTGGGAAGATTTTACCAGGACCTCAAAGACAGAGATGTCACATTTTCACCAGCCGCTATTGAAGAAGAACTTATAAAGTTCTGCCGTGAAGCAAGAGGCAAAGAGAATCGGTTG tGCTACTACATCGGGGCCACAGATGATGCAGCCACCAAGATCATCAATGAGGTGTCAAAGCCCCTGGCCCACCACATCCCTGTGGAGAAGATCTGTGAGAAGCTGAAGAAGAAGGACAGCCAGGTCTGCGAGCTAAAATATG ACAAGCAGATTGACCTGAGCACAGTGGACCTGAAGAAGCTCCGGGTAAAAGAGCTGAAGAAGATCCTGGATGACTGGGGGGAGATGTGCAAAGGCTGCGCAGAAAAGTCTGACTATATCCGGAAGATAAATGAACTGATGCCTAAATATGCCCCCAAGGCAGCCAGCGCACGGACTGATTTATAG
- the Rbm15b gene encoding putative RNA-binding protein 15B, with protein sequence MKRQNERDSSPSGRGSSSSAKRPREREREAEAGGRRAAHKASGGTKHPVPARARDKPRGSGGGSGGHRDGRAAGDANHRASSGRSSGAPGGGGRTGKASGDPGAGGASPRASPLPPPPPPPGAEPAGPGSTAAPEYKTLLISSLSPALPAEHLEDRLFHQFKRFGEISLRLSHTPELGRVAYVNFRHPQDAREARQHALARQLLLYDRPLKVEPVYLRGGGGGGGGSSRRSSSSSAAASTPPPGPPTPADPLGYLPLHGGYQYKQRSLSPVAAPPLREPRARHAAAAFALDAAAAAAVGLSRERALDYYGLYDDRGRPYSYPAVCEEDLMPEDDQRATRNLFIGNLDHSVSEVELRRAFEKYGIIEEVVIKRPARGQGGAYAFLKFQNLDMAHRAKVAMSGRVIGRNPIKIGYGKANPTTRLWVGGLGPNTSLAALAREFDRFGSIRTIDHVKGDSFAYIQYESLDAAQAACAKMRGFPLGGPDRRLRVDFAKAEETRYPQQYQPSPLPVHYELLTDGYTRHRNLDADLRVRDRTPPHLLYSDRDRTFLEGDWTSLSKSSDRRNSLEGYSRSVRSRSGERWGGDGDRSIAKPWEERRKRRSLSSDRGRTTHSPYEERSRTKGGGQQSERGPDRTPERGRKENHSSEGAKESGSNSLSNSRHAEERSHHHHHHEAPDSSHGKKTRESERNHRTTEAEPKTLEEPKHETKKLKTLSEYAQTLQLGWNGLLVLKNSCFPTSMHILEGDQGVISGLLKDHTSGSKLTQLKIAQRLRLDQPKLDEVTRRIKQGSPNGYAVLLAIQSTPSGPGTEGMPTVEPGLQRRLLRNLVSYLKQKQAAGVISLPVGGSKGRDSTGMLYAFPPCDFSQQYLQSALRTLGKLEEEHMVVVIVRDTA encoded by the coding sequence ATGAAGCGGCAGAACGAGCGAGACTCCAGCCCGAGCGGGCGTGGCTCGTCATCGTCCGCCAAGCGGCCGCGGGAGCGCgaacgggaggcagaggcgggcgggcGGCGAGCAGCGCACAAGGCCTCCGGCGGCACCAAGCACCCAGTTCCAGCGCGGGCTCGTGACAAGCCCCGCGGCagtggcggcggcagtggcggccATCGCGACGGTCGCGCTGCCGGGGATGCGAATCACCGAGCGAGCAGCGGGCGCTCCTCGGGCGCGCCCGGAGGCGGAGGACGCACCGGCAAGGCCTCGGGGGACCCCGGTGCTGGCGGCGCGTCGCCCCGCGCATCTCCACTCCCACCGCCTCCGCCGCCCCCCGGGGCGGAACCTGCGGGTCCCGGCTCCACGGCGGCTCCGGAATACAAGACGCTCCTCATCAGCAGCCTGAGCCCCGCGCTGCCGGCCGAGCACCTGGAGGACCGGCTCTTCCACCAGTTCAAGCGTTTCGGTGAGATCAGCCTGCGCCTGTCGCACACCCCGGAGCTGGGCCGCGTGGCCTATGTGAACTTCCGGCACCCACAGGACGCGCGCGAGGCCCGGCAGCACGCGCTGGCCCGGCAGCTGCTGCTCTACGACCGCCCGCTCAAGGTAGAGCCGGTCTACctgcgcggcggcggcggcggcggcggcgggagcaGCCGgcgcagtagcagcagcagcgcCGCTGCCTCCACGCCGCCCCCGGGACCTCCCACGCCCGCCGATCCGCTGGGCTACCTGCCGCTGCACGGGGGCTACCAGTACAAGCAGCGCTCGCTGTCTCCGGTGGCCGCCCCGCCCCTGCGTGAACCCCGCGCGCGCCACGCCGCGGCAGCCTTTGCCCTGGATGCGGCGGCCGCGGCGGCCGTGGGACTGTCTCGGGAGCGGGCCTTGGACTACTACGGGCTGTACGACGACCGCGGGCGCCCCTACAGCTACCCGGCCGTGTGCGAGGAGGACCTGATGCCAGAGGATGACCAGAGAGCCACTCGAAACCTCTTCATCGGGAACCTGGACCACAGTGTATCTGAGGTGGAGCTTCGGCGGGCTTTCGAGAAGTACGGCATCATTGAGGAGGTGGTCATCAAGAGGCCTGCCCGGGGCCAGGGCGGTGCCTATGCCTTCCTCAAGTTTCAGAACCTGGACATGGCACACAGGGCCAAAGTGGCTATGTCCGGCCGGGTGATTGGCAGAAACCCTATAAAGATAGGCTACGGCAAGGCTAACCCCACCACCCGCCTCTGGGTGGGTGGTCTGGGACCTAACACCTCGCTGGCGGCCCTGGCCAGGGAATTTGATCGCTTTGGGAGCATCCGGACCATCGATCACGTCAAAGGAGACAGCTTTGCCTACATCCAGTACGAGAGCCTGGACGCAGCCCAGGCCGCCTGTGCTAAAATGAGAGGCTTTCCCTTGGGTGGTCCAGACCGCAGGCTCAGGGTGGATTTTGCCAAAGCAGAAGAGACTCGCTATCCCCAGCAGTACCAGCCCTCACCTCTCCCTGTGCATTATGAGCTGCTCACTGATGGATATACCCGGCATCGAAACCTGGACGCTGACCTTAGGGTGCGGGATAGGACCCCTCCACACCTTCTGTATTCAGACCGAGACCGGACCTTTTTggaaggggactggaccagcctcAGTAAAAGTTCGGACCGCAGAAATAGCCTGGAGGGGTATAGCCGCTCAGTGCGCAGCCGGAGTGGTGAACgctggggaggagatggggaccGGAGTATAGCCAAGCCCTGGGAAGAGAGACGCAAGAGGAGGAGCCTTTCCAGTGACCGCGGAAGGACAACTCACTCCCCTTATGAGGAACGGAGCAGGACCAAGGGTGGGGGGCAGCAGTCTGAGCGAGGCCCGGACCGCACCCCTGAGCGTGGCCGGAAGGAGAACCACTCCAGCGAAGGGGCCAAGGAGTCAGGCAGCAACTCCCTCAGCAACAGCAGACACGCAGAGGAGAGgagccaccatcaccaccaccacgaGGCTCCAGACTCTTCCCATGGGAAAAAGACTAGAGAGAGTGAACGCAATCATCGGACCACTGAGGCAGAGCCCAAGACTCTTGAAGAGCCAAAACACGAGACCAAAAAGCTAAAGACTCTTTCAGAGTATGCTCAGACACTGCAGCTGGGTTGGAATGGGCTTCTAGTTTTGAAAAACAGCTGCTTTCCAACATCTATGCACATCCTAGAGGGGGACCAGGGAGTTATCAGCGGTCTCCTCAAAGACCACACTTCTGGCAGCAAGCTGACCCAGCTTAAGATTGCCCAGCGCCTTCGACTGGACCAGCCCAAGCTGGATGAGGTCACCCGTCGCATCAAGCAGGGCAGCCCCAACGGCTACGCAGTGCTCCTAGCCATCCAGTCGACCCCCAGTGGGCCTGGCACTGAAGGGATGCCCACAGTGGAGCCAGGCCTACAGAGGCGGCTTCTCAGGAACCTGGTCTCCTACTTGAAACAGAAGCAGGCTGCAGGGGTGATTAGCCTGCCGGTGGGTGGGTCTAAGGGCAGAGACAGCACGGGCATGCTCTATGCCTTCCCGCCCTGCGACTTTTCACAGCAGTACCTCCAGTCAGCACTGAGGACATTGGGCAAGCTAGAGGAAGAACACATGGTGGTAGTTATAGTCCGAGACACTGCCTAG